TTCATATCTATGAAAACTTTATTGCCATCGACCTTATCCTTGCCTCCCATGTTACGGGTGTTAAAGAAGGGCAAGAAGATCGCTGTATAGGGGCGTATGTCCTGGATTATCAAAAGAATCGCATTCATACATTTAAGGCGCGGTTTGTTGTTTTAGCAACGGGTGGTTGTGGAAAGGTTTATCTAATTACCTCTAATCCTGATATAGCCACTGGCGATGGAATAGCTATGGCCTATCGCGCTGGTGCAAAGATTGCCAATATGGAGTTCATTCAATTTCATCCCACGTGTCTTTACCATCCCCAAGCAAAATCTTTTCTGATAAGTGAGGCGGTTCGGGGCGAAGGGGGCATTCTTCGACTAAAATCAGGGGAAGCTTTCATGGATAGATACCATCCTATGAAGAGCCTTGCCCCTAGAGATGTGGTAGCAAAGGCCATCGATACGGAGTTGAAAAAAACGGGCGATGAGTATGTGCTTTTGGACATTACCCATCGTGATAGGGATTTTTTAATGAACAGGTTCCCCAATATATTTCAGAGATGTTTGGAGTTCGGTATAGATATGTCCAAAGACCCGATTCCTGTTGCTCCCGCTGCACATTACCTATGCGGGGGTATTCTAGTAAATGAGTACGGAGAAACAAATATTCCCGGACTTTTCGCCTGTGGAGAAGTGGCCTGCACTGGTCTTCATGGGGCAAACCGACTGGCCAGTAACTCTCTGTTGGAAGCGATAGTATTCGCCCATAGGGTTTTTTGCCGAATTTCTGAGCTTTTGCCTTATTTTCCGGATTTTCCTCACGATATACAACCCTGGGATTCTAAAGGTACCACTGAGAGTGATGAGTCTATAGTTGTTTCACATAACTGGGATGAGGTACGGCGGTGTATGTGGCATTACGTGGGAATTGTGAGGTCCAACAAGAGACTGGAGAGGGCAGAGAGGCGCATCGATCTCATCAATTATGAGATCGATGAATACTATAGGAACTTCACTATCACGCGGGATCTTTTGGAGTTGAGGAATATTGCCACTGTGGCCAAGTTGATAGTCACATGTGCCAAGATGAGAAAGGAGAGTAGGGGTCTCCATTGTAATATCGATTATCCAGAACGGGATGATGAGAGATGGAACAGAGATACAGTCATCGTAAAACCACGTGGAAATAGTTTCTGGCCATCTGAACCGTGCGAGTAAACTTTAACTGGAGGTTTTCGCTTTTCTATTAACCAAAGACACGCTCGAAAATGTAGTCAAGGTTATGTAGAAAATTCTCCGGCTGGAAAATGGAATCAAGCTCCTCTTCTGTTAAGATAGACCTAACTCTTTCATCGCTAGAGAGTAGTTCTTTAAACGAACTATGTCTCTGCCATGCGTTCATGGCATGATGCTGCGTGATTACATACGCGTCTTCCCTACTCATACCTTTTTCGATGAGTTTGAGCATAACCAACTGGGAGTAGATTACACCACCCGTTAAATGTAGATTTTTTAACATGTTATCGGGATATACTACAAGCTTATCCATAAGATCTGTGAATCTGTAAAGCATAAAATCGAGAAGGGTGGTCGCGTCGGGACCTATCACACGTTCCACGGAGGAGTGGCTGATGTCTCTTTCGTGCCAGAGGGGAACATTTTCTAATGCGGCGATTGCGTAAGATCTAATCATCCTTGAGAGCCCAGAGATGTTTTCTGAGAGAATTGGGTTTCTTTTATGGGGCATCGCTGAGGATCCTTTTTGTCCTGATGTGAATGGTTCCTCAGCTTCCCGTACTTCGGTTCTCTGTAACAGGCGTATCTCCTGGGCAAATTTGTCTAATGAGGAAGCTATAATGGCGAGAACGCAGAAGTATTCCGCATGCCTATCTCTGGGTACAATCTGGGATGATATGGATTCTGCTTTTAGTCCCAATTTTGCGCATACGTAACGTTCAACGAAGGGATCTACAGTAGAATACGTACCAACTGCACCCGTTATTTTTCCAACAGCGATGTTATCCTTGGCTCGTTTCAGACGCTCATAGTTTCTCTCCATTTCTTTGTACCAGAGTGCCATTTTGAGTCCAAAGGTGATGGGTTCAGCATGTACACCGTGTGTTCGGCCCATCATCACTGTTGATTTATGTTCAAGGGCCCTTCGTTTGAGTACGGAGAGAAGGGTCTCAACATCTTTAAGAAGCACATCTGAGGCATCCCTGAGAAGCACCGCAAATGCTGTGTCCAATATATCTGATGATGTAAGCCCTAGGTGGATAAAACGACCCTCTGGTCCCACTCTTTCCTGGACACACGTTATGAAAGCAATAACGTCATGTTTGGTGGTTTTTTCTATCTCGTCTATGCGGGCTACGTCGAAGGATGCTTTTTCTTTTATAATTTTTAATGATTCTTGGGGAATACGCCCCAGTTCTGCCATTGCCTCACAGACGAGAAGCTCTATGTCGAGCCATTTTTGATATCTGTTTTCTGGGCTCCATATGCGGGCCATTACATCTCTAGTATATCGAGCAATCACTTCATTTTCTCCTATGTAGCTAGGTAGAGTTAATTTTTGGACTCTATGCCAAAATTATCATATTTTCAAGGGAAATAACTTCCAAAACCTTGTGTTAAAGTATATTCTTTGGTATGGGAAAAAAACTATGGATCTCCTTTTTCTTGCAAAGAAGGTGATTACTCCTCTATTTTATCCGCTTACATTGTCTTTATTGTTTATACTTTTTGGAATGATCTTTCTGTTTCGTAAGAAGCCTCGCAGGGTGGGGCGATTCTTTCTTGTTGTTGGCTTTTTAATTCTTCTCTTAGCTGGTTATTTCCCCTTAACGAATTACCTTTTGGACAGCCTTGAAAGGAGGTATCCACCTATTGTGGAAATGAGACCGGATATGGCAAGGAGGATTCAATACATTGTTGTTCTGGGTGGTGGGGTCATAACGGATCTGTCAATTCCACCTAGCAGTCGTCTTTCTCGGGATTCTCTAGCACGGCTCTGTGAGGGTATACGGTTACACCGATTGCTTCCTGGGAGTAAGCTTGTACTTTCAGGGGGTGGTGTTTATCAAATGGAACCGGAAGCGACGGTAATGGCCCGTGTGGCTTATGCTCTGGGTGTAAGTAAAGAGGCGGTTATCGAAGAAAGACTATCTAAAGATACGGACGATCAGGCAAGGGAGATTAAGAAGATTGTGGGGGATGGTCCCTTCATTTTGGTAACCTCCGCATTGCACATGCCAAGAAGCATGCTCATTTTCAGGAAAGCAGGGTTATCACCAGTCGCTGCTCCTACCAATTACCTTTCTAAACATCCTGAAAGATTTATTCCTCGCCATTTCTATCCGGACCCTGATTCTTTGGAAGCTGCAGAAAAAGCTATCCATGAGCATCTAGGTATCCTATGGATAAGGGTACGTATGGTGACAGGGTTTTAAATGTTTGTTGAACCAACAGTTATGGTATGTTATAATTAAATGATGAGTTATATGGACCGGAAAGTTCTTAAACGAAGCCCCATCGTTTTTATAGTTATCTCATTAATTTTTTTTCTTATACCCTCACAAGTACACTCTTCAAAAAACCCTGTAGTTGCCCTTTTACCTTTTAACGTCCATAGCTCAGAGGGGATAGATTACATCCAGCAGGGTATCCTAGATATGCTCTACTCAAGGCTAACCTCTTCAGGAAACATAGATGTGTTACCGAAGGATTTGATTTTGGATAGTCTGAAAGTGGTGAAATCGAAAAGCTTTACAGTTTCTGATGTTTACACAATTGGAGAGGGATTGAAAGTCGATTTTATTGTTTGGGGAACAATAACCAAAATTGGAAATAGTATTAGTATTGATGTCAGTGT
Above is a genomic segment from Syntrophales bacterium containing:
- the nadB gene encoding L-aspartate oxidase, translating into MEINTDILIIGSGIAGLCLAIKIADLGTVAIVTKKEKFESTTNYAQGGIAVVHNADDSYESHIQDTLVCGAGLCKPEVVEFVVREGPERIEELVRWGVKFTMAREKGSDVYDLGREGGHSHRRVLHAGDMTGQEIERALIEQVGRKKTIHIYENFIAIDLILASHVTGVKEGQEDRCIGAYVLDYQKNRIHTFKARFVVLATGGCGKVYLITSNPDIATGDGIAMAYRAGAKIANMEFIQFHPTCLYHPQAKSFLISEAVRGEGGILRLKSGEAFMDRYHPMKSLAPRDVVAKAIDTELKKTGDEYVLLDITHRDRDFLMNRFPNIFQRCLEFGIDMSKDPIPVAPAAHYLCGGILVNEYGETNIPGLFACGEVACTGLHGANRLASNSLLEAIVFAHRVFCRISELLPYFPDFPHDIQPWDSKGTTESDESIVVSHNWDEVRRCMWHYVGIVRSNKRLERAERRIDLINYEIDEYYRNFTITRDLLELRNIATVAKLIVTCAKMRKESRGLHCNIDYPERDDERWNRDTVIVKPRGNSFWPSEPCE
- the purB gene encoding adenylosuccinate lyase → MIARYTRDVMARIWSPENRYQKWLDIELLVCEAMAELGRIPQESLKIIKEKASFDVARIDEIEKTTKHDVIAFITCVQERVGPEGRFIHLGLTSSDILDTAFAVLLRDASDVLLKDVETLLSVLKRRALEHKSTVMMGRTHGVHAEPITFGLKMALWYKEMERNYERLKRAKDNIAVGKITGAVGTYSTVDPFVERYVCAKLGLKAESISSQIVPRDRHAEYFCVLAIIASSLDKFAQEIRLLQRTEVREAEEPFTSGQKGSSAMPHKRNPILSENISGLSRMIRSYAIAALENVPLWHERDISHSSVERVIGPDATTLLDFMLYRFTDLMDKLVVYPDNMLKNLHLTGGVIYSQLVMLKLIEKGMSREDAYVITQHHAMNAWQRHSSFKELLSSDERVRSILTEEELDSIFQPENFLHNLDYIFERVFG
- a CDS encoding YdcF family protein, which codes for MDLLFLAKKVITPLFYPLTLSLLFILFGMIFLFRKKPRRVGRFFLVVGFLILLLAGYFPLTNYLLDSLERRYPPIVEMRPDMARRIQYIVVLGGGVITDLSIPPSSRLSRDSLARLCEGIRLHRLLPGSKLVLSGGGVYQMEPEATVMARVAYALGVSKEAVIEERLSKDTDDQAREIKKIVGDGPFILVTSALHMPRSMLIFRKAGLSPVAAPTNYLSKHPERFIPRHFYPDPDSLEAAEKAIHEHLGILWIRVRMVTGF